The proteins below come from a single Saccharopolyspora sp. SCSIO 74807 genomic window:
- a CDS encoding nucleoside hydrolase, with product MARKVIMDVDTGTDDAVAIMFAALHPELDLLGVTTVNGNVPLTNTTDNTLRVLDWIGHLEIPVFAGLARPIARTGFPASQHFESDGDDDPHGSALDIPAPHSKAQDRGAVEYLIDTLRTEDEPITLVAVGPLSNIATALALDPALTGRVEEIVIMGGGHTSTNVTASAEFNIWADPEAAAMVFAAGFPRLTLVTLDATHRAVITRDACRKLDALGSPAGTAAARFIDRRIDAYAGTGVDGAAPVHDVVCTAYLVQPNVVTTRSVPVAVETTGPLTVGRTVLDTRSDTAAVRNAHVALNADPTILTALLTKTFA from the coding sequence ATGGCACGTAAAGTGATCATGGACGTGGACACCGGAACCGACGATGCCGTGGCGATCATGTTCGCAGCGCTGCATCCCGAGCTCGACCTCCTGGGTGTGACCACAGTCAACGGCAACGTGCCGCTCACCAACACGACGGACAACACCCTGCGGGTCCTCGACTGGATCGGACACCTTGAGATCCCAGTCTTCGCGGGGCTAGCGCGCCCCATCGCACGGACCGGTTTCCCCGCATCACAGCACTTCGAGTCGGACGGCGACGATGATCCACACGGTAGCGCCCTGGACATCCCTGCGCCGCACAGCAAAGCCCAGGACAGAGGCGCAGTGGAGTACCTGATTGACACCCTGCGGACGGAGGACGAACCCATCACGTTGGTCGCGGTCGGACCACTCAGCAACATCGCCACCGCACTCGCGCTCGACCCGGCGCTGACCGGCCGTGTGGAAGAGATCGTCATCATGGGCGGCGGCCACACATCCACGAACGTGACGGCGTCGGCAGAGTTCAACATCTGGGCCGATCCCGAAGCCGCCGCGATGGTCTTCGCGGCCGGATTCCCACGGCTGACCCTCGTCACCCTTGACGCGACACATCGCGCCGTGATCACACGCGACGCCTGCCGCAAGCTCGACGCGCTCGGCAGTCCTGCTGGAACCGCCGCCGCGCGGTTCATCGACCGGCGGATCGACGCCTACGCCGGTACTGGTGTCGACGGGGCGGCACCGGTGCACGACGTGGTCTGCACTGCATACCTGGTCCAGCCCAACGTGGTTACGACGCGCTCCGTACCCGTTGCCGTCGAGACCACGGGCCCGCTAACCGTGGGGCGAACCGTTCTGGACACCCGATCCGACACTGCCGCGGTCCGGAACGCCCACGTCGCCCTCAACGCAGACCCGACCATCCTGACAGCCCTACTGACCAAGACCTTCGCTTGA
- a CDS encoding M23 family metallopeptidase: MAAADGTVLDAGPASGYDLWDRVQHPNGTITTYGHNHTNHVTPGQPVRAGQPIAEVGNRGQSTGPHLHFQIDTGGGPVDPVAFYEQRGLRFCR, encoded by the coding sequence ATGGCCGCGGCCGACGGCACCGTGCTCGACGCAGGACCCGCCAGCGGCTACGACCTCTGGGACCGCGTGCAGCACCCAAACGGCACGATCACGACCTACGGGCACAACCACACCAACCACGTCACCCCGGGCCAACCGGTCCGCGCCGGGCAGCCGATCGCCGAGGTCGGCAACCGCGGCCAGTCCACCGGCCCGCACCTGCACTTCCAGATCGACACCGGCGGTGGTCCGGTCGATCCGGTGGCCTTCTATGAGCAGCGCGGGCTGCGGTTTTGTCGTTGA
- a CDS encoding phosphotransferase → MAEHEIVGRGSMGRLWIVDDTVRRERGPHSDAVAALLRHLERREYPYSPRYLGIDDQGRDVLTRVPGVPVPTLRGDSQLIEVGQAIASLAEAVRDFRTPPGATWRNPEGWPLHGDTVIHNDIAPWNMLEVDQRLSGLVDFDSARPGRAIEDVAYAAWHMVPLHDEPMGDGAAPPSSSERPRRLKIFAEACRIEQAQRVGLLDEVARVQVNQAARVAAGALGHNPETARHWNSGRFTVNIARSLLWLDQHRNALEQALS, encoded by the coding sequence GTGGCGGAACACGAGATCGTCGGGCGCGGCTCGATGGGCAGGCTGTGGATCGTCGACGACACGGTGCGTCGCGAGCGCGGCCCGCACAGCGACGCGGTCGCGGCGTTGCTCCGGCACCTGGAGCGTCGCGAATATCCCTATTCGCCGCGGTACCTCGGCATCGACGACCAAGGGCGCGATGTGCTGACCCGGGTGCCCGGTGTGCCGGTACCGACGTTGCGAGGCGATTCCCAGCTCATCGAGGTCGGACAAGCCATTGCCAGCCTCGCCGAGGCCGTCCGTGATTTCCGCACTCCACCCGGTGCGACCTGGCGCAATCCGGAAGGCTGGCCGCTACACGGGGACACGGTGATCCACAACGACATCGCTCCCTGGAACATGCTCGAAGTCGACCAGCGGCTGTCCGGGCTGGTCGACTTCGACTCCGCCCGTCCGGGCCGCGCGATCGAGGACGTGGCCTACGCCGCCTGGCACATGGTCCCGCTGCACGACGAACCGATGGGCGACGGCGCTGCCCCACCATCGTCGTCGGAGCGTCCCCGGCGGTTGAAAATCTTCGCCGAGGCATGTCGAATCGAGCAGGCGCAGCGAGTCGGTTTGCTCGACGAGGTGGCTCGAGTCCAAGTCAACCAAGCCGCCCGGGTCGCCGCTGGCGCACTCGGCCACAATCCGGAAACCGCGCGTCACTGGAACAGCGGGCGGTTCACCGTCAACATCGCCCGCTCACTGCTCTGGCTCGACCAGCACCGCAACGCCCTGGAACAAGCACTGAGCTGA
- a CDS encoding M23 family metallopeptidase, with protein MQFLPATFAGYTEPVPPDGSHPPSPYDPVNAIYAASRYLCDSGARDGHDAYGAIFAYNRADWYVRKVLDQAQAYRAAAPPAGGWVVPVEGRCSSGFGSRGGEFHAGQDLAAAIGTPIVAASGGTVLDAGPASGYGLWVRVQHPDGVVSTYGHNHRNLVHPGQPIHAGQPIAEVGNRGQSSGPHVHFQLEQTGEAIDPAAFYRGGGLMLCR; from the coding sequence ATGCAGTTCCTGCCGGCGACCTTCGCGGGCTACACCGAGCCCGTGCCACCGGACGGGAGCCACCCGCCGAGCCCGTATGACCCGGTCAACGCGATCTACGCCGCTTCCCGCTATCTGTGCGATTCCGGCGCGCGGGACGGGCACGATGCCTACGGCGCGATCTTCGCCTACAACAGGGCGGACTGGTACGTCCGCAAAGTCCTTGACCAAGCCCAGGCATACCGGGCCGCGGCACCCCCGGCGGGAGGCTGGGTCGTGCCCGTCGAGGGGCGATGCAGTTCAGGATTCGGTTCCCGGGGCGGGGAGTTCCATGCAGGCCAGGATCTCGCCGCCGCCATCGGGACACCCATCGTGGCGGCCAGCGGCGGCACCGTGCTGGATGCCGGGCCCGCCAGCGGGTACGGGCTCTGGGTCCGGGTCCAGCACCCTGACGGGGTGGTGAGCACCTACGGGCACAACCACCGCAACCTCGTCCACCCCGGCCAGCCCATACATGCGGGACAGCCGATCGCCGAGGTCGGCAACCGTGGTCAATCCAGCGGTCCCCACGTGCACTTTCAACTCGAGCAGACCGGCGAAGCGATCGACCCTGCCGCCTTCTATCGGGGCGGAGGGCTGATGTTGTGCCGCTGA
- a CDS encoding helix-turn-helix domain-containing protein, with protein sequence MREDIEQMPDYCTIEVAMTVLGGKWKLVILNYLFAEPRRFGELRRLLPSITQRMLTRQLRELEADGLLVRTVYREVPPKVEYSLTTTGRSLETIADQLDQWGQWYRDTQITESTGDNQST encoded by the coding sequence ATGCGTGAAGACATCGAGCAGATGCCGGACTACTGCACCATCGAGGTGGCCATGACCGTGCTCGGTGGTAAGTGGAAGCTAGTCATCCTCAACTACCTCTTCGCCGAGCCACGCCGCTTCGGAGAACTGAGGCGTCTCCTGCCCAGCATTACCCAGCGCATGCTGACCCGGCAGCTGCGCGAACTCGAGGCCGACGGTTTGCTCGTCCGAACCGTCTACCGCGAGGTACCGCCCAAGGTCGAATACTCACTGACCACTACCGGCCGCAGCCTCGAAACCATCGCCGACCAACTCGACCAATGGGGACAGTGGTACCGCGATACCCAAATCACCGAGTCAACCGGCGACAACCAGTCCACTTGA
- a CDS encoding MFS transporter — protein sequence MSTEPTSQTSSTPAPGVVASLRRWAVLGVLCASLLLVGIDLTVLHVAVPTISRQLLPGTAQLLWIVDIYPLTVAALLVTFGTLADRWGRKRLVLGGFVVFGLASVGAAASATAVQLILARAALGIGAAMMMAATVAIIRNVFVDQRERALALGLWTSANSVGAALGPVLGGLLLKCSRLSGHWIMPRSG from the coding sequence GTGAGTACTGAACCCACGTCTCAAACGAGCAGTACGCCCGCGCCCGGAGTTGTCGCGTCGCTACGACGGTGGGCGGTTCTGGGGGTGTTGTGTGCCAGCCTGCTGTTGGTCGGCATCGACCTGACCGTGCTCCACGTCGCGGTGCCCACGATCAGTCGCCAGCTGCTGCCGGGTACGGCTCAGCTGTTGTGGATCGTCGATATCTATCCGTTGACGGTGGCGGCTCTGCTCGTCACGTTCGGCACCCTCGCGGACCGGTGGGGCCGCAAGCGCCTGGTACTGGGCGGGTTTGTCGTGTTCGGGCTCGCCTCGGTTGGCGCGGCGGCCTCGGCCACTGCGGTACAGCTCATCCTGGCGCGGGCGGCGCTGGGCATCGGGGCGGCCATGATGATGGCCGCGACCGTGGCCATCATCCGCAACGTGTTCGTCGACCAGCGTGAACGCGCCCTCGCGCTCGGGTTGTGGACCTCGGCCAACAGTGTCGGTGCCGCTCTCGGTCCGGTGCTGGGAGGGCTGCTGTTGAAGTGTTCCCGCTTGAGCGGACACTGGATTATGCCGCGGTCAGGGTGA
- a CDS encoding M23 family metallopeptidase, with the protein MPSIAVHGSAVIVLLSLSPECVMFAKIGIAVGVCLSLFVVVIAAAVGAVVSMFAGGAGSATCAPAEAEFGVMAGYEREQLSSAATIVAVGQQMNVPQQGWVVALATAIQESGLRNLDHGDRDSLGLFQQRPSQGWGSSEQIMNPAYSASQFYRHLLAVPGWRQMSLNEAAQTVQHSGVPDAYGRHEPAARQLLGLVHGVACTGSPTGTWTVPAEGTCTSGFGARAGAFHRGQDIAAPSGTPIRAANSGTVIDSGPATGYGLWVRIQHPGGVITTYGHNHHNHVHIGQSVQPQEIIAEVGNRGESTGPHLHFQIEANGQAIDPVAFYRQQSAPQLCGPSQ; encoded by the coding sequence ATGCCCAGCATCGCGGTGCACGGGTCGGCAGTCATCGTCCTGCTCTCGTTGTCCCCGGAGTGCGTCATGTTCGCAAAGATCGGCATCGCCGTCGGCGTGTGCTTGTCGTTATTCGTCGTCGTGATTGCTGCTGCAGTCGGCGCCGTTGTCTCGATGTTTGCCGGTGGAGCTGGCTCGGCGACGTGCGCTCCGGCTGAGGCTGAGTTTGGAGTGATGGCTGGCTACGAGCGTGAGCAACTCAGCAGCGCCGCCACGATCGTCGCGGTCGGACAGCAGATGAACGTCCCGCAGCAAGGCTGGGTCGTGGCCCTGGCCACCGCGATCCAGGAGTCCGGGCTGCGCAACCTCGACCACGGTGACCGCGACAGCCTCGGACTGTTCCAGCAACGCCCGTCACAAGGCTGGGGCAGCTCGGAACAGATCATGAACCCTGCCTACAGCGCCTCGCAGTTCTACCGGCACCTGCTGGCCGTGCCCGGCTGGCGACAGATGAGCCTCAACGAGGCCGCACAGACCGTCCAGCACTCCGGTGTCCCTGATGCCTACGGACGCCACGAGCCCGCAGCACGCCAACTCCTCGGACTTGTCCACGGCGTTGCCTGCACAGGTTCACCGACCGGAACCTGGACCGTCCCCGCCGAAGGAACATGCACCTCGGGCTTTGGCGCGCGAGCGGGAGCATTCCACCGTGGACAGGACATCGCCGCGCCCAGCGGGACTCCCATCCGCGCAGCCAATAGCGGCACAGTGATCGACTCCGGCCCTGCCACCGGCTACGGACTCTGGGTACGCATCCAACACCCCGGCGGCGTCATCACCACCTACGGGCACAACCACCACAACCACGTCCACATTGGCCAGTCGGTACAGCCGCAGGAGATCATCGCGGAGGTCGGCAACCGCGGCGAGTCCACCGGCCCCCACCTGCATTTCCAGATCGAAGCCAACGGACAGGCCATCGATCCTGTCGCGTTCTACCGGCAGCAGTCAGCACCACAGCTGTGTGGCCCGTCTCAGTAA
- a CDS encoding transposase family protein produces the protein MQVISAAGSEWIAPFTGLEPRQFRKLVGTVAARGGEAIADGRPGRQWRLRLEDRVLLVAVYWRTNLTMRQIGPLFGISHAAAHRVIDSLGPLLALAPVRKRRTDQVAIVDGTLVPTRDRRVAAPSKNYRYSTNLQVAIDADSRLVIATSEPQPGNRNDTTAYRESGMDQKLAARPVMADGGYRGNHGVIMPYRNHPGDHDLPPWQEKINGEHRQIRARVEHALAGMKTWKILRDYRRAAATLADTASGIAHLRNLALTG, from the coding sequence ATGCAGGTGATCTCGGCGGCTGGGTCGGAGTGGATTGCCCCGTTCACGGGGTTGGAACCACGGCAGTTCCGGAAGCTGGTGGGCACGGTCGCTGCCCGTGGTGGGGAGGCGATCGCGGATGGACGTCCGGGTCGGCAGTGGAGGCTGCGGCTGGAGGACCGGGTGTTGCTGGTGGCGGTGTACTGGCGCACGAACCTGACGATGCGCCAGATCGGCCCGCTGTTCGGAATCTCGCACGCGGCTGCCCACCGTGTGATCGACTCCCTCGGCCCGTTGCTGGCGCTGGCCCCGGTGCGCAAGCGCCGCACCGATCAGGTCGCGATCGTGGACGGCACCCTGGTACCCACCCGCGACCGGCGAGTGGCCGCGCCGTCGAAGAACTACCGGTACTCCACGAACCTGCAGGTCGCGATCGATGCTGACAGTCGCCTGGTCATCGCCACCAGCGAGCCGCAACCCGGCAACCGCAACGACACCACCGCCTACCGGGAATCCGGCATGGACCAGAAATTGGCTGCTCGCCCGGTGATGGCCGACGGCGGCTACCGCGGCAACCATGGGGTGATCATGCCCTACCGGAATCACCCTGGCGACCACGATTTGCCGCCATGGCAGGAAAAAATCAACGGCGAGCACCGCCAGATCCGCGCCCGCGTCGAGCACGCCCTGGCAGGCATGAAGACCTGGAAAATCCTCCGCGACTACCGACGCGCCGCGGCCACCCTCGCCGACACCGCCTCCGGAATCGCCCATCTCCGCAACCTCGCCCTCACCGGCTGA
- a CDS encoding N-6 DNA methylase, translated as MLSLLKSDTAGKANAQIYTPAPVADMLARMTVPDEGSSVCDPAVGTGGLLRAAAQAMREHGRDPATVTWYGADIDDLAIAACAINSLLWQLGPRIVLCVANTLTEGDWAHRAEAQRAESLQLSETIRRDKLMINAVRNAQRLTEFVDDDRSNNEDQA; from the coding sequence GTGCTCAGCCTGCTCAAATCCGACACGGCCGGCAAAGCCAACGCCCAGATCTACACCCCCGCGCCGGTCGCGGACATGCTGGCGCGGATGACCGTGCCCGACGAGGGCAGCTCGGTCTGCGATCCCGCCGTGGGCACCGGCGGACTCCTCCGAGCCGCCGCCCAAGCGATGCGCGAACACGGCCGAGACCCCGCGACCGTGACGTGGTACGGCGCCGACATCGACGACCTGGCCATCGCCGCCTGCGCGATCAACAGCCTGCTGTGGCAACTCGGCCCCCGCATCGTGCTGTGCGTGGCCAACACGCTGACCGAAGGCGACTGGGCGCACCGCGCCGAAGCACAACGCGCCGAAAGCCTGCAACTGTCCGAGACGATCCGCCGGGACAAGCTAATGATCAACGCCGTCCGCAACGCCCAACGCCTCACCGAGTTTGTCGACGACGACCGCTCGAACAATGAGGACCAGGCCTGA
- a CDS encoding alpha/beta hydrolase — protein sequence MTRGEINALEPTMLPLGEVNLVDRGAGPALLLLHGNGRTWQDWRPQFQTLTDRLRLIAYDQRGFGQSTLNEDLLSLVQLADDAAEVLNQLGVEHAYVAGISMGAQVAQILARRYPHRVDGIILGGSPYLAEDFEPPQDNEAIADLESMSDEQLLDYVEVSLSRLKQGSSTSEAERNALFEQFKEMRGDPIVKRLSQRRFCPEDLTILQEYEKVKAPALILHGEADTLPAEGATRMSERIPTAQLVVIPGGQHISNMEPTSALFDEAVASFVATRP from the coding sequence GTGACCAGGGGAGAGATCAACGCGTTAGAGCCGACGATGCTGCCGTTGGGCGAGGTCAACCTCGTCGATCGCGGTGCCGGTCCTGCGCTGTTGCTCCTGCACGGCAACGGCCGCACGTGGCAGGACTGGCGGCCTCAATTCCAGACGCTGACCGATCGGTTGCGGCTCATCGCCTACGACCAGCGTGGGTTCGGCCAGTCGACTCTCAACGAGGACCTACTCTCGCTCGTCCAGCTCGCTGACGACGCCGCCGAGGTTCTCAATCAGCTGGGCGTCGAGCACGCGTACGTCGCAGGGATCTCGATGGGCGCCCAGGTCGCGCAGATCCTGGCACGCCGCTACCCCCACCGTGTCGACGGGATCATCCTCGGAGGATCGCCGTACCTGGCCGAGGACTTCGAGCCCCCGCAGGACAACGAGGCGATCGCCGATCTCGAGTCCATGAGCGACGAGCAACTGCTGGACTACGTCGAGGTGTCGCTCTCCCGGCTCAAGCAAGGCAGTTCGACGTCAGAGGCTGAACGGAACGCCCTATTCGAGCAGTTCAAGGAGATGCGGGGTGACCCGATCGTGAAACGTCTGTCGCAACGTCGATTCTGCCCGGAAGACCTGACCATCCTGCAGGAGTACGAGAAAGTCAAAGCCCCTGCCCTGATCCTGCACGGCGAGGCAGACACGCTTCCCGCTGAGGGAGCCACCCGAATGAGCGAGCGCATCCCCACAGCGCAACTCGTCGTGATTCCGGGTGGCCAGCACATCTCCAACATGGAACCGACATCCGCACTCTTCGACGAGGCGGTCGCAAGCTTCGTCGCGACGCGTCCGTGA
- a CDS encoding replication-relaxation family protein, which translates to MRTPIPQRPSLRFAASAEHQTQVAAHLTSRDRWLARIVAEHRVLPSPQIAAIAFGSRRSANHRLQKLYAWRVLDRFQPYIGRGRAPMYYVLDTTGAHLLAHEDGLDPTDLKFRPERSVGIANSLRLAHLQGVNNFFTALLAEAVAEASTERALTAWWSETRCARHFGDHVRPDGYGRWHEAGRDIEWFLEWDTGSYQLARFVAKLPGYTKLSTATHIITPLLAVFATAARETHARAHLAEHRRTDARQRDLPIATTTAEHLRAAGSPTEAVWLPLHHTEPGRHRLISLLSAWPQLEAPTSSTDTTSSTTEPSPVARLSPPAPMPPWQTNDLTWNPR; encoded by the coding sequence ATGCGCACCCCGATCCCGCAGCGACCGAGCCTGCGCTTCGCGGCCTCCGCCGAGCACCAAACCCAGGTCGCCGCCCACCTCACCAGCCGCGACCGGTGGCTGGCCCGCATCGTGGCCGAACACCGCGTGCTGCCCTCGCCGCAGATCGCCGCGATCGCCTTCGGCTCGCGCCGCTCGGCCAACCACCGGCTGCAGAAGCTGTATGCCTGGCGGGTGCTGGACCGCTTCCAGCCCTACATCGGCCGCGGCCGCGCCCCCATGTACTACGTCCTCGACACCACCGGAGCCCACCTACTCGCCCACGAAGACGGCCTCGACCCCACAGACCTGAAATTCCGCCCCGAACGCTCCGTCGGCATCGCCAACAGCCTGCGGCTGGCCCACCTGCAGGGCGTCAACAACTTCTTCACCGCCCTGCTAGCCGAGGCTGTGGCCGAGGCCAGCACCGAGCGCGCGCTGACCGCGTGGTGGTCCGAAACCCGCTGTGCCCGCCACTTCGGCGACCACGTCCGCCCCGACGGCTACGGACGCTGGCACGAAGCAGGCCGTGACATCGAATGGTTCCTCGAATGGGACACCGGCAGCTACCAACTGGCCCGCTTCGTCGCGAAACTCCCCGGCTACACCAAGCTATCCACCGCGACTCACATCATCACCCCGCTGCTCGCGGTCTTCGCCACCGCCGCCCGCGAAACCCACGCGCGAGCACACCTCGCCGAACATAGGCGCACTGATGCCCGGCAGCGCGACCTGCCGATCGCCACCACCACCGCCGAACATCTCCGCGCCGCAGGGAGCCCCACCGAAGCGGTGTGGCTGCCTCTGCATCACACCGAGCCCGGTCGCCACCGGCTGATCAGCCTGCTCTCGGCCTGGCCCCAGCTCGAAGCACCGACCAGCTCCACCGACACCACCAGCTCCACCACCGAGCCGAGTCCCGTGGCCCGCTTGAGCCCGCCGGCACCGATGCCGCCGTGGCAGACCAACGACCTGACCTGGAACCCGAGGTGA
- a CDS encoding restriction endonuclease — protein sequence MADDTNTGYAGPPPPRPKRRNAVLRLFDAPLWRDWIVWLAAVWVVAGIGTLLDPPEPQPPAGWGELVMLPLTFALVFGVVPAWIRLQLRRWWWHRRHGSHSGTRNRHGAPGGADVLAEAPRGLGITASDPQLVGLTPEPVDTITRVQFDWSQLDPDSFEYLLTRLLEESGSYEHVRRLMSVNAPDSGLDVEAYRVIRDELTEPRRERVIVQGRHRPKRGVNASDIADLVHAKIPLWEGVPVRGLIVATTGHFTQDAVRWVNDHNDMAKRPDIVLWSRNELTALLTRRPWIAQECGVIQ from the coding sequence ATGGCCGATGACACGAACACCGGGTATGCGGGACCGCCGCCACCGCGCCCCAAGCGGCGGAATGCCGTGCTCCGTTTGTTCGACGCGCCCTTGTGGCGTGACTGGATCGTCTGGCTAGCAGCCGTGTGGGTTGTCGCAGGGATCGGAACACTGCTCGATCCTCCAGAGCCGCAGCCGCCGGCGGGATGGGGCGAACTTGTGATGCTCCCGCTGACTTTCGCGCTGGTGTTCGGAGTCGTGCCAGCCTGGATTCGTTTGCAGCTGCGACGGTGGTGGTGGCACAGGCGCCACGGCAGCCACAGCGGTACCCGCAACCGCCACGGCGCCCCTGGTGGTGCCGATGTCCTCGCCGAAGCACCGAGAGGGCTTGGCATCACAGCATCCGATCCCCAATTGGTCGGCTTAACGCCCGAGCCGGTGGATACCATAACCCGTGTCCAGTTCGATTGGTCACAGCTCGACCCGGACAGTTTCGAATACCTGCTCACCCGCCTGTTGGAGGAGTCCGGTTCGTATGAACATGTCAGACGTTTGATGTCCGTGAATGCACCTGATAGCGGATTGGATGTGGAAGCCTACCGCGTCATTCGCGACGAATTGACTGAGCCGAGACGCGAGCGGGTAATCGTCCAGGGAAGGCACCGCCCGAAGCGCGGGGTCAACGCTTCGGACATCGCAGATTTGGTGCACGCGAAAATCCCATTGTGGGAAGGGGTGCCGGTTCGTGGGCTTATCGTTGCCACCACCGGCCATTTCACCCAAGACGCAGTGCGTTGGGTCAACGACCACAACGACATGGCCAAGCGTCCGGACATTGTTCTGTGGTCTCGCAACGAGTTGACCGCTTTGTTGACTCGGCGTCCCTGGATCGCCCAGGAGTGCGGGGTGATCCAATAA